One genomic segment of Clavelina lepadiformis chromosome 3, kaClaLepa1.1, whole genome shotgun sequence includes these proteins:
- the LOC143448296 gene encoding uncharacterized protein LOC143448296 — METASPSTPRIANMYEPIKCLPSKHPKTHYSTGKFTDWGTKLYQLELELSYKNNEIAILKKKLKTFAEELYPEGNMAKTSRVSILRKKYQASEAEVLRKNRLLESEKKRTRKVERELSSVKQLYSELRHQKTNNDKGVQTAPENNKSVQVKPRSPTTTRSIMTQCTPVYIKSPRVTVESSTQVKITKQIQNKETQQNNIAMQQYENQPFGKLQNNKQITGKSIATITSSPTHDFDVFGDALTSDSGISSGYTLDESNEVRIKPSYTEILNRSFPIYDDQHIAYEQSLHHYVNNTQPPQTQRLRPTTPLMTSSLRIYSRSGSSLGQPNYTAKKVMGGNKSCTTTPCYLFRRSSSRENPTGSENPVFVYKTQINVG; from the exons atGGAAACAGCTTCCCCAAGCACGCCTCGTATAGCAAATATGTACGAGCCAATAAAGTGTCTTCCTTCTAAGCATCCAAAAACACATTATTCGACCGGGAAGTTCACTGACTGGGGAACCAAACTTTACCAACTAGAACTTGAGCTTTCTTACAAGAACAACGAAATagccattttgaaaaagaaattgaAGACTTTTGCCGAGGAACTGTACCCGGAAGGGAATATGGCAAAG ACGTCTCGAGTTAGTATTCTACGCAAAAAGTATCAAGCCTCTGAAGCCGAAGTTCTACGAAAAAATCGTCTTCTGGAAAGTGAAAAAAAGCG GACAAGGAAAGTGGAGCGTGAGCTTTCATCTGTAAAGCAACTCTATTCT GAACTACGTcaccaaaaaacaaacaatgataaGGGTGTTCAAACTGCCCCGGAAAACAACAAATCTGTTCAAGTAAAGCCGAG gTCACCGACTACTACCAGAAGTATAATGACGCAATGCACTCCTGTGTACATCAAGTCACCGCGAGTCACGGTTGAATCCTCTACTCAAGTGAAGATAACAAagcaaatacaaaataaa GAAACTCAGCAAAATAACATTGCAATGCAACAATATGAAAACCAACCTTTTGGAAAGTTGCAAAATAACAAGCAGATCACAGGAAAATCAATTGCAACTATAACTAGCTCTCCGACGCATGACTTTGATGTGTTTGGCGACGCCCTGACGTCAGATAGTGGCATATCCAGTGGATACACACTTGACGAATCCAATGAAGTTCGCATTAAACCAAGTTATACGGAG ATTTTGAATAGATCATTTCCAATTTATGATGACCAGCACATAGCTTATGAGCAATCTTTGCATCATTACGTAAACAACACACAACCTCCACAAACTCAACGTTTGAGACCGACTACTCCTCTGATGACTTCATCATTACGGATTTACTCCAGATCCGGCAGTTCTCTTGGTCAACCAAATTACACCGCCAAGAAAGTGATGGGCGGCAATAAGTCTTGCACAACGACGCCTTGCTATTTATTTAGGCGCAGTAGCAGCAGAGAAAATCCAACGGGCAGCGAAAATCCAGTGTTTGTATACAAAACTCAGATAAATGTTGGGTAA
- the LOC143448300 gene encoding uncharacterized protein LOC143448300 isoform X1, whose translation MFVTAEVDIVCLCDQIHGTTTSFLLVQIKGCVAPEPERTARTSPFSNVLMNPSFTLILQKPTSIKKLIYRGHIGFGYSQQYIKKTFRPSQINFFVCFIMTSWLPARTKLNNLGSHGTELFLFIHNLHPTFCCRNVDGYQRPSNKFGPDPTNQ comes from the exons atgtttgtAACTGCCGAAGTCGATATCGTTTGCCTTTGCGATCAAATTCATGGAACTACAACTTCTTTCTTACTCGTACAAATTAAG GGATGTGTCGCACCCGAGCCCGAACGTACGGCACGAACATCaccattttcaaatgttctcATGAACCCGAGCTTTACtctgattttacaaaaa CCCACATCAATTAAGAAGCTCATATACCGAGGACATATTGGATTTGGATATAGCCAACAATATATCAAAAAGACTTTTCGGCCTTCACAaatcaatttctttgtttgttttattatgacatcatggcTTCCGGCTCGCACAAAGTTGAACAACTTGGGTTCGCACGGGACCGAGCTGTTTTTATTTATCCACAACCTGCATCCAACATTTTGTTGCAGAAATGTGGATGGGTATCAGA GGCCCAGCAACAAGTTTGGCCCAGACCCCACCAATCAGTAA
- the LOC143448300 gene encoding uncharacterized protein LOC143448300 isoform X2, whose amino-acid sequence MFVTAEVDIVCLCDQIHGTTTSFLLVQIKGCVAPEPERTARTSPFSNVLMNPSFTLILQKPTSIKKLIYRGHIGFGYSQQYIKKTFRPSQINFFVCFIMTSWLPARTKLNNLGSHGTELFLFIHNLHPTFCCRNVDGYQR is encoded by the exons atgtttgtAACTGCCGAAGTCGATATCGTTTGCCTTTGCGATCAAATTCATGGAACTACAACTTCTTTCTTACTCGTACAAATTAAG GGATGTGTCGCACCCGAGCCCGAACGTACGGCACGAACATCaccattttcaaatgttctcATGAACCCGAGCTTTACtctgattttacaaaaa CCCACATCAATTAAGAAGCTCATATACCGAGGACATATTGGATTTGGATATAGCCAACAATATATCAAAAAGACTTTTCGGCCTTCACAaatcaatttctttgtttgttttattatgacatcatggcTTCCGGCTCGCACAAAGTTGAACAACTTGGGTTCGCACGGGACCGAGCTGTTTTTATTTATCCACAACCTGCATCCAACATTTTGTTGCAGAAATGTGGATGGGTATCAGA GATGA
- the LOC143448299 gene encoding mitochondrial S-adenosylmethionine carrier protein-like, translating into MEKGGPITSLLSGAAAGLSVDIILFPFDTIKTRLQSKQGFFKTGGFHRLYAGLGSIALGSAPGAAVFFTAYEATRQAMDNHVQKNTRLQSMLSDMTAACTGEVVACGIRVPVEVVKQRAQVTSSGTVNVFVKCLREEGIVGFYRGYKSTVLREIPFSLIQFPLWEFSKATLAERQNGSITPWQSAWCGFFCGGFAAFTTTPLDVVKTRIMLAQKFDNDAQGRIIPIILTMYKKEGIRSLFTGALPRTFGISCGGFIFLGMFDLCKMLIGNSLL; encoded by the coding sequence ATGGAAAAAGGTGGCCCAATAACATCATTATTGAGTGGTGCAGCTGCCGGTTTATCTGTGGACATAATTCTTTTTCCGTTTGATACGATCAAAACAAGACTGCAGAGTAAGCAAGGTTTTTTTAAAACCGGTGGCTTTCACAGGCTTTATGCAGGACTTGGGTCAATTGCATTGGGCTCAGCGCCAGGAGCAGCTGTTTTCTTTACAGCATATGAGGCAACTAGACAGGCTATGGACAACCATGTCCAAAAAAACACGCGTTTGCAAAGCATGCTATCTGATATGACTGCTGCGTGTACCGGAGAAGTAGTGGCATGTGGCATACGTGTCCCAGTCGAAGTGGTGAAGCAACGTGCCCAAGTCACTTCTTCAGGAACTGTTAacgtttttgtgaaatgctTAAGAGAAGAAGGTATTGTTGGATTTTATCGGGGTTACAAAAGTACTGTGCTGCGAGAAATTCCTTTTTCTCTTATTCAGTTTCCACTGTGGGAATTCTCAAAAGCAACACTTGCCGAGCGACAGAATGGGAGTATAACACCTTGGCAATCTGCTTGGTGTGGTTTTTTTTGTGGTGGTTTTGCAGCTTTTACAACAACGCCACTAGATGTGGTGAAAACGAGAATAATGCTTGCCCAAAAATTCGATAACGATGCCCAGGGTAGAATAATACCCATAATATTAACAATGTACAAAAAAGAAGGAATCAGGTCATTATTTACTGGAGCGCTTCCACGCACATTTGGTATATCATGTGGtggatttatatttttggGCATGTTTGATTTATGTAAGATGTTGATTGGAAATTCTTTACTTTGA
- the LOC143448298 gene encoding high mobility group protein 20A-like yields MKSGDFSKLTENMDNTNRKKRGWPKGKKRRKSTKDENAPKRPISGYVRFMNERRDFLTKENQNMTFAEVTKLVGEEWSSMDQEQKSEYLNDAEKQRVNYLKQLEAYRKSEQYRSFLEKSKKLKSNTDEKSLTSTEQLSPVHPEVPIFTESFLDHNKTKESELHQLNKTNAEYEQQNDILEMHINNLRQAIIKLESDSSAQDLKNKSLNSKLLYFRELLVNTFSHISLPATSNFPTVDTIDTYMAEMCNILEKTPCEDTFASAVYEAMCNVSFETLNVYWNEQEHQTEL; encoded by the coding sequence ATGAAATCAGGTGACTTTTCAAAACTGACAGAAAATATGGATAATACCAATCGAAAAAAACGTGGTTGGCCGAAAGgcaaaaaaagaagaaaatcaACTAAAGATGAGAATGCTCCTAAACGGCCTATTTCTGGATATGTGCGCTTCATGAATGAACGTCGGGATTTCTTAACAAAAGAGAACCAAAATATGACATTTGCAGAAGTCACTAAATTGGTTGGTGAAGAATGGAGTTCAATGGACCAGGAGCAAAAATCTGAGTATCTTAATGATGCTGAAAAACAAAGGGTAAATTACTTGAAGCAACTTGAGGCATATCGTAAAAGTGAGCAATATAGAAGTTTTCTTGAGAAATCAAAGAAGCTCAAAAGTAATACTGATGAAAAGAGTTTGACAAGCACTGAGCAACTGTCACCAGTTCATCCAGAGGTACCAATTTTTACTGAGTCATTTTTGGATCATAATAAGACCAAAGAAAGCGAATTGCATCAGTTAAACAAAACGAATGCGGAATATGAACAACAAAATGATATTTTAGAGATGCACATCAATAACTTAAGGCAAGCAATTATTAAGTTGGAATCTGATTCTAGTGCTCAAGATCTGAAAAACAAGAGCTTAAATTCCAAGCTGCTCTATTTTCGTGAACTTTTGGTGAATACCTTTTCACACATTTCATTGCCTGCCACTTCAAATTTTCCAACTGTTGATACTATTGATACATACATGGCAGAGATGTGCAATATTCTTGAAAAAACACCTTGCGAAGATACATTTGCTTCTGCAGTTTATGAGGCAATGTGTAATGTAAGTTTTGAAACACTAAATGTTTACTGGAATGAACAAGAGCATCAAACAGAGCTTTAA